The Pseudomonas alkylphenolica genomic sequence TTTCCTGCCCCTGCAAGTCAAACTGCAACGCGAAGAAACCCCGGAGCAGCAAGCCGACCCTGAGCGCGAACGCCGCGACCCGCTGGAAATGCTCTGGCGTGTCGAACTGTCCTTCGACCTGCACCCACTGGGGCCGCTACAGGTTCAGGCGCAGATCAGCCAGGGCGCCCTGTCCAGCCAGCTGTGGGCTGAGCTGCCGAGTACCGCGCAATTGATCGAGGGTCAGCTGGGTAACTTGCGCGAACGCCTGCTGGCACGCGGTCTTAACGTGACTGAGCTGCATTGCCATCACGGTACGCCGCCGCAAGGGCCGCGTACCCGACTGGAGCAACGCTGGGTAGACGAAACAGCATGAAGTCGGTGGGAGCGGCGGTGCGACGACTCGACTTGCCCCGCGATTGCGTCCAGTCAGTCCCCTCTTATCGCGGGGCAAGCCCGCTCCCACAGGGTAGGTGAAACCGCATGATCGATAAGAACCCTCGCCAGGCCATTGCCTTGAGCTACGACGGTCAACAGGCCCCGGTCCTGAGTGCCAAAGGTGACGACGAGCTGGCCGAGGCCATTCTGGCCATTGCCCGCGAACACGAAGTACCGATCTACGAGAATGCCGAACTGGTGCGCCTGCTCGCGCGCATGGAGCTGGGTGAGCGGATTCCTGAGGCGCTGTACCTGACCATCGCCGAAATCATTGCCTTTGCCTGGCAGCTGCGTGGCAAGGCACCCGAGGGCTTCACCGACACGCCCGCGCCAGAGCGCGACATCACCCCGTCACAGCATTATCTACCACCCTGAGTACGGCACGCCGGGCAAGCCTGTCGGTTCCATTCGCATCACGGTGACCGACATGCCCACAACCTGTATCAACACTGCCGGCGTGCAATACGTACGCAAGCATCTGGCCAACTTTCCGCGCCCTGACCGCGAAGCCACCCGGGCCATCCGAGGCTGGGCAG encodes the following:
- a CDS encoding EscU/YscU/HrcU family type III secretion system export apparatus switch protein, whose amino-acid sequence is MIDKNPRQAIALSYDGQQAPVLSAKGDDELAEAILAIAREHEVPIYENAELVRLLARMELGERIPEALYLTIAEIIAFAWQLRGKAPEGFTDTPAPERDITPSQHYLPP